A region from the Oncorhynchus tshawytscha isolate Ot180627B linkage group LG26, Otsh_v2.0, whole genome shotgun sequence genome encodes:
- the LOC112225503 gene encoding uncharacterized protein LOC112225503 isoform X1 — MAEEESDLETDRLELKLETLYIYSNDNCSVQSKEYCSEFCKLVEEHTERWQVPLPQLKVLRTALTCFTRATAAYPDDCQHVSYALSSLALSFFELMLFFGKEECQEAPLKDILASFQACHRRLLRHRNVYLLQVRQVIKDGGPWERPTLQAILKDTVLTQTEVEKYLSSEKPVFFELRVRYLQACERVQEAMALAKSCLEHPEVGRHLFFHQAYLTCLYKASLHEHLLKEVAEIDGRDAVEIICNAENQEKEELLLSLCKAFLSQQLNNGDMYYIWDLVFLWSRLHLRAHPAKQGFLSECHQLMLSAINARAIFPFIKVITAEMGSEGVPLCVELCTAALQTDLQSDPVTRSLLCKTIAFLLPRDLEVCRLCALLVFCLERSVEAYKTVYLLYTHPDEEPHPLHTPVKTNIRFYILQVLKEGLFFDPEFWNLLTLRTHCLELMTDKAMREALNEVKEEEDLEQVEEEWIPSYWMEEETCRIHTDTSHLQPHTNTALENSETAGQEHEEGEYGDAPESQTEDFLVRRKRRCRSDVDYADDPDIKYSLRHNPSSGSSTKLPANRQREYLARHVKNKFLKRRGRKPRWLLLEMTRQTENVSPGRKRARGKGREGMRERGEGKREKWERGECTSERWERGKGRRKRGEGDEGKKARRQGREGKRPYRRTIRGMELSFPENEVPVDQEVVQNCVEPSISVALQHSDAENYVNMGLPNGLHGERPFEYEPETEIELSEVEPSDINPLDLKPSVVELSVVEPSVAEPSEVKVFEGPSEQTDPELDGPALDMEECPLTLFHIYAKSSKGTDAKELQPLTEGSDVTALEAGPDSNTQGEDTKSGKAPVRSKHLRFHCNHCQKLFKGGNVVRHTLAHLKLRKTRLSCVFCGKHFQRYNRAKEHVLEHVEELRTTTLNSKIKPAVNGDAELSENVNQASENETKPTENVTEPPAPTDQPPKLKRVKAKPVVSKQSRIIQNLRNLIRKTQKWKTNTDNQVSVEVKDEQVTVKDKVVIVKEVVPGEETEGGEKNECEGGEQEGKQKQYHLCPAEGCDSIFMKIGPSLLRHAVNYHMEDAAVLEKTFQWGKGKCQICQRHLLVFEHYRDHMKLHDAPLKQACLHMSCGQCFKTSQELKDHMDTHRPLRAPCGYSGCREIFFTLPSLHGHEWRHYTQPQSKDELEQGATKELSPEGEASWKQRVKSHNVTVHGWMETPIPKSRRSDPHMKCIYCNRYLWNYQHFLDHMKIHDDPLKQVCLHQNCGRRFSRTHLLWEHMETHRPLQALCGYSGCRLIFSRLPSLHDHEWRHYTQGQPKDEPREEQSATKEGQTLESNLNSKNNDSPAATSGTGAVTRPPSDCTHKLINGHDGEDKKDQAPETYVPATTTTFPTQPHPSLVQNLTEPTTMRDVDNIVTLAQVMPCGEEPVITEHKTFKPEDPSYLPLAKAPLIRPPPSTYLTEAALSMRKRRKPNEVTSCGAGKKNKATVKRRVVGKKNALQKEVATEKEVEDDGPPQRQRCSKCFSSFPSPEELKRHLSQNTCSSLFNFDSDDDS; from the exons ATGGCGGAGGAGGAAAGTGATTTGGAAACAGACAGACTAGAATTGAAACTGGAGACTTTGTACATATACTCTAACGACAACTGTTCAGTACAAAGCAAAGAATATTGCTCTGAGTTTTGTAAG CTGGTGGAGGAGCATACAGAGAGATGGCAGGTGCCGTTGCCCCAGCTGAAGGTGCTGCGGACAGCTCTTACCTGCTTCACCAGAGCCACTGCTGCCTACCCCGATGACTGTCAGCATGTCAGTTACGCTCTCAGCAGTCTGGCCTT GAGCTTCTTTGAGCTGATGCTGTTCTTCGGTAAAGAGGAGTGCCAGGAGGCCCCCTTGAAGGACATACTAGCCTCTTTTCAG GCCTGCCACCGCCGCCTGCTGAGACACAGGAACGTCTACCTGCTACAGGTGAGGCAGGTGATCAAAGATGGCGGCCCCTGGGAGAGACCCACTCTGCAGGCCATCCTGAAAGACACAGTCCTCACACAGACAGAAG TGGAGAAGTATCTGAGCTCTGAGAAGCCAGTGTTCTTTGAGCTGCGTGTGCGATACCTGCAGGCCTGTGAGCGTGTGCAGGAGGCCATGGCCCTGGCTAAGAGTTGTCTGGAGCACCCAGAGGTGGGGAGGCACCTGTTCTTCCACCAGGCCTACCTCACCTGCCTGTACAAGGCCTCGCTGCATGAACACCTGCTCAAGGAG GTGGCTGAGATAGATGGCAGAGACGCAGTAGAGATAATCTGTAACGCAGAGAACCAGGAGAAAGAAGAGCTGCTGCTGTCTCTTTGCAAAGCCTTCCTCAGTCAACAGCTCAACAACGGAGACATGTACTacatctg GGATCTGGTGTTCCTGTGGAGCAGACTGCACCTCAGGGCCCATCCCGCTAAGCAGGGCTTCCTGTCTGAGTGTCACCAGCTGATGCTCTCCGCCATCAACGCCAGAGCCATCTTCCCCTTCATCAAAGTCATCACAGCAGAG ATGGGTAGTGAGGGAGTGCCGCTATGTGTGGAGCTGTGTACTGCAGCTTTGCAGACAGACCTCCAGTCTGACCCTGTGACACGCAGCCTGTTGTGTAAGACCATCGCCTTCCTGCTCCCCCGCGACCTGGAGGTGTGTCGCCTCTGTGCCCTGCTGGTGTTCTGTCTGGAGCGCAGTGTTGAGGCCTACAAGACCGTGTATCTGCTCTACACACACCCAGATGAGGAGCCACACCCCCTCCACACTCCTGTCAAAACCAACATACGCTTCTATATCTTACAG GTGCTGAAGGAAGGGCTGTTCTTCGACCCAGAGTTCTGGAACCTCCTGACCCTGAGAACCCACTGTCTGGAGCTTATGACTGACAAAGCCATGAGGGAGGCTCTCAATGaggtgaaggaggaagaggatttggagcaggtagaggaggagtggaTACCAAGTTACTGGATGGAGGAGGAGACATGCAggatacacacagacacctccCACCTCCAACCACACACTAACACAGCACTGGAGAACTCTGAGACTGCAGGGCAGGAGCATGAGGAGGGAGAGTATGGGGATGCTCCTGAGTCACAGACAGAAGACTTCCTagtgaggaggaagagaaggtgtAGGTCTGATGTTGACTATGCTGATGACCCAGACATTAAGTACTCCCTCAGACACAATCCCAGTTCTGGAAGCTCCACCAAGCTACCGGCCAATCGGCAGAGGGAATACCTGGCCAGACACGTGAAGAACAAGTTCCTGAAGAGACGCGGCAGGAAACCAAGATGGCTGCTCCTGGAgatgaccagacagacagagaatgtgTCCCCGGGGAGAAAAAGGgcgagagggaagggaagggagggaatgagagagaggggtgagggtaaAAGAGAGAAATGGGAAAGAGGAGAATGTACGagtgagagatgggagaggggaaaggggagaagaAAGCGAGGCGAAGGGGACGAGGGTAAAAAAGCGAGGAGGCAGGGAAGGGAAGGTAAGAGACCTTACCGCAGAACTATACGTGGCATGGAGCTGTCCTTCCCTGAAAATGAAGTGCCTGTGGACCAGGAGGTGGTACAGAATTGTGTAGAACCCAGTATTAGTGTTGCACTGCAGCACAGTGACGCAGAGAACTATGTCAACATGGGACTGCCTAATGGCCTACATGGTGAGAGACCGTTTGAGTATGAaccagagacagaaatagagcttTCAGAAGTAGAGCCTTCAGACATAAATCCTTTAGACTTAAAACCTTCAGTAGTAGAGCTTTCTGTTGTAGAGCCTTCTGTTGCTGAGCCTTCAGAAGTGAAGGTTTTCGAAGGTCCCAGTGAGCAGACCGACCCAGAGCTGGACGGCCCAGCCTTGGACATGGAGGAGTGTCCACTAACACTGTTCCACATCTATGCCAAATCCTCTAAAGGGACAGATGCTAAGGAATTACAACCTTTGACAGAAGGTAGTGATGTCACAGCGTTGGAGGCGGGACCGGACTCAAACACTCAG GGTGAAGACACAAAGTCAGGCAAGGCTCCTGTCCGCTCCAAACACCTGCGCTTCCACTGCAACCACTGCCAGAAGCTCTTCAAGGGAGGCAACGTGGTGAGACACACCCTGGCCCACCTGAAGCTGAGGAAGACTAGGCTCAGCTGTGTCTTCTGTGGCAAACACTTCCAACGGTACAACCGTGCCAAGGAACATGTTCTAGAGCACGTAGAGGAACTGAGAACCACCACGCTCAATAGTAAGATCAAACCTGCTGTCAATGGAGATGCAGAACTGTCGGAGAACGTTAATCAAGCTTCGGAGAACGAGACTAAACCCACTGAGAATGTCACAGAGCCCCCTGCTCCGACGGATCAGCCTCCCAAACTCAAACGTGTTAAAGCCAAGCCAGTGGTCAGCAAGCAGAGTAGAATCATTCAGAACCTGAGAAACCTGATCAGAAAGACCCAGAAGTGGAAAACGAACACGGACAACCAGGTGTCAGTGGAAGTGAAGGATGAACAGGTGACTGTGAAGGATAAGGTGGTGATTGTGAAAGAGGTGGTGCCTGGGGAggagactgagggaggagagaagaatgagtgtgaaggaggagagcaggaggggaaGCAGAAGCAGTACCACCTGTGTCCTGCGGAGGGCTGTGACAGCATCTTTATGAAGATCGGCCCATCGCTGCTGAGACACGCAGTCAACTACCACATGGAGGATGCAGCTGTCCTGGAGAAGACCTTCCAGTGGGGGAAGGGGAAGTGCCAGATCTGCCAGAG GCACCTGCTGGTGTTCGAGCACTACAGAGACCACATGAAGCTCCACGATGCTCCTCTGAAACAGGCGTGCCTCCACATGAGCTGTGGCCAGTGCTTTAAGACCTCCCAGGAGCTCAAAGACCACATGGACACCCACCGGCCACTCCGCGCCCCCTGTGGGTACTCCGGCTGTAGGGAAATCTTctttaccctcccctctctccacggCCACGAGTGGAGACACTACACCCAGCCCCAGTCTAAAGATGAGCTGGAGCAGGGCGCTACCAAAGAGCTGAGCCCTGAGGGCGAGGCCTCCTGGAAACAGAGGGTGAAGAGCCATAATGTGACAGTGCACGGGTGGATGGAAACGCCTATTCCCAAATCCAGGCGCTCTGATCCTCACATGAAATGCATTTACTGTAACAG GTACCTGTGGAACTACCAGCACTTCCTAGACCACATGAAGATCCATGATGATCCTCTAAAACAGGTGTGTCTCCATCAGAACTGTGGCCGGCGCTTTTCCAGAACCCACCTGCTCTGGGAGCACATGGAGACCCACCGGCCTCTCCAGGCCCTCTGTGGGTACTCCGGCTGTAGGCTGATCTTCTCacgcctcccctctctccatgacCACGAGTGGAGGCACTACACTCAGGGCCAGCCTAAAGATGAGCCGAGAGAGGAGCAGAGCGCTACCAAAGAGGGGCAGACTCTGGAATCAAACCTCAACAGTAAAAACAATGACAGCCCTGCGGCGACTTCAGGCACTGGTGCTGTCACCAGACCTCCCAGTGACTGCACACACAAACTAATCAACGGCCATGATGGAGAGGACAAGAAAGACCAAGCTCCTGAGACATATGTCCCTGCCACCACTACCACCTTCCCCACACAACCCCATCCCAGTCTCGTCCAAAACCTCACTGAGCCAACGACCATGAGGGATGTGGACAATATCGTCACTTTGGCTCAGGTGATGCCTTGCGGAGAGGAACCAGTTATTACGGAACATAAGACCTTCAAACCAGAGGATCCTTCCTACTTACCCCTGGCCAAAGCCCCCCTCATCCGCCCGCCCCCCTCTACATACCTGACCGAGGCAGCCCTCAGCATGCGCAAGCGCAGGAAACCCAACGAGGTCACTTCCTGTGGGGCTGGCAAGAAGAATAAGGCTACAGTAAAGAGGCGTGTGGTGGGGAAGAAGAATGCGTTGCAGAAGGAGGTGGCGActgagaaggaggtagaggatgATGGCCCCCCTCAAAGACAGCGCTGCTCCAAGTGTTTCTCCTCTTTCCCTAGTCCAGAGGAACTGAAGAGACACCTCTCCCAAAACACCTGCTCCTCCCTCTTCAACTTTGACTCTGATGATGACA GTTAG
- the LOC112225503 gene encoding uncharacterized protein LOC112225503 isoform X2 gives MYYIWDLVFLWSRLHLRAHPAKQGFLSECHQLMLSAINARAIFPFIKVITAEMGSEGVPLCVELCTAALQTDLQSDPVTRSLLCKTIAFLLPRDLEVCRLCALLVFCLERSVEAYKTVYLLYTHPDEEPHPLHTPVKTNIRFYILQVLKEGLFFDPEFWNLLTLRTHCLELMTDKAMREALNEVKEEEDLEQVEEEWIPSYWMEEETCRIHTDTSHLQPHTNTALENSETAGQEHEEGEYGDAPESQTEDFLVRRKRRCRSDVDYADDPDIKYSLRHNPSSGSSTKLPANRQREYLARHVKNKFLKRRGRKPRWLLLEMTRQTENVSPGRKRARGKGREGMRERGEGKREKWERGECTSERWERGKGRRKRGEGDEGKKARRQGREGKRPYRRTIRGMELSFPENEVPVDQEVVQNCVEPSISVALQHSDAENYVNMGLPNGLHGERPFEYEPETEIELSEVEPSDINPLDLKPSVVELSVVEPSVAEPSEVKVFEGPSEQTDPELDGPALDMEECPLTLFHIYAKSSKGTDAKELQPLTEGSDVTALEAGPDSNTQGEDTKSGKAPVRSKHLRFHCNHCQKLFKGGNVVRHTLAHLKLRKTRLSCVFCGKHFQRYNRAKEHVLEHVEELRTTTLNSKIKPAVNGDAELSENVNQASENETKPTENVTEPPAPTDQPPKLKRVKAKPVVSKQSRIIQNLRNLIRKTQKWKTNTDNQVSVEVKDEQVTVKDKVVIVKEVVPGEETEGGEKNECEGGEQEGKQKQYHLCPAEGCDSIFMKIGPSLLRHAVNYHMEDAAVLEKTFQWGKGKCQICQRHLLVFEHYRDHMKLHDAPLKQACLHMSCGQCFKTSQELKDHMDTHRPLRAPCGYSGCREIFFTLPSLHGHEWRHYTQPQSKDELEQGATKELSPEGEASWKQRVKSHNVTVHGWMETPIPKSRRSDPHMKCIYCNRYLWNYQHFLDHMKIHDDPLKQVCLHQNCGRRFSRTHLLWEHMETHRPLQALCGYSGCRLIFSRLPSLHDHEWRHYTQGQPKDEPREEQSATKEGQTLESNLNSKNNDSPAATSGTGAVTRPPSDCTHKLINGHDGEDKKDQAPETYVPATTTTFPTQPHPSLVQNLTEPTTMRDVDNIVTLAQVMPCGEEPVITEHKTFKPEDPSYLPLAKAPLIRPPPSTYLTEAALSMRKRRKPNEVTSCGAGKKNKATVKRRVVGKKNALQKEVATEKEVEDDGPPQRQRCSKCFSSFPSPEELKRHLSQNTCSSLFNFDSDDDS, from the exons ATGTACTACATCTG GGATCTGGTGTTCCTGTGGAGCAGACTGCACCTCAGGGCCCATCCCGCTAAGCAGGGCTTCCTGTCTGAGTGTCACCAGCTGATGCTCTCCGCCATCAACGCCAGAGCCATCTTCCCCTTCATCAAAGTCATCACAGCAGAG ATGGGTAGTGAGGGAGTGCCGCTATGTGTGGAGCTGTGTACTGCAGCTTTGCAGACAGACCTCCAGTCTGACCCTGTGACACGCAGCCTGTTGTGTAAGACCATCGCCTTCCTGCTCCCCCGCGACCTGGAGGTGTGTCGCCTCTGTGCCCTGCTGGTGTTCTGTCTGGAGCGCAGTGTTGAGGCCTACAAGACCGTGTATCTGCTCTACACACACCCAGATGAGGAGCCACACCCCCTCCACACTCCTGTCAAAACCAACATACGCTTCTATATCTTACAG GTGCTGAAGGAAGGGCTGTTCTTCGACCCAGAGTTCTGGAACCTCCTGACCCTGAGAACCCACTGTCTGGAGCTTATGACTGACAAAGCCATGAGGGAGGCTCTCAATGaggtgaaggaggaagaggatttggagcaggtagaggaggagtggaTACCAAGTTACTGGATGGAGGAGGAGACATGCAggatacacacagacacctccCACCTCCAACCACACACTAACACAGCACTGGAGAACTCTGAGACTGCAGGGCAGGAGCATGAGGAGGGAGAGTATGGGGATGCTCCTGAGTCACAGACAGAAGACTTCCTagtgaggaggaagagaaggtgtAGGTCTGATGTTGACTATGCTGATGACCCAGACATTAAGTACTCCCTCAGACACAATCCCAGTTCTGGAAGCTCCACCAAGCTACCGGCCAATCGGCAGAGGGAATACCTGGCCAGACACGTGAAGAACAAGTTCCTGAAGAGACGCGGCAGGAAACCAAGATGGCTGCTCCTGGAgatgaccagacagacagagaatgtgTCCCCGGGGAGAAAAAGGgcgagagggaagggaagggagggaatgagagagaggggtgagggtaaAAGAGAGAAATGGGAAAGAGGAGAATGTACGagtgagagatgggagaggggaaaggggagaagaAAGCGAGGCGAAGGGGACGAGGGTAAAAAAGCGAGGAGGCAGGGAAGGGAAGGTAAGAGACCTTACCGCAGAACTATACGTGGCATGGAGCTGTCCTTCCCTGAAAATGAAGTGCCTGTGGACCAGGAGGTGGTACAGAATTGTGTAGAACCCAGTATTAGTGTTGCACTGCAGCACAGTGACGCAGAGAACTATGTCAACATGGGACTGCCTAATGGCCTACATGGTGAGAGACCGTTTGAGTATGAaccagagacagaaatagagcttTCAGAAGTAGAGCCTTCAGACATAAATCCTTTAGACTTAAAACCTTCAGTAGTAGAGCTTTCTGTTGTAGAGCCTTCTGTTGCTGAGCCTTCAGAAGTGAAGGTTTTCGAAGGTCCCAGTGAGCAGACCGACCCAGAGCTGGACGGCCCAGCCTTGGACATGGAGGAGTGTCCACTAACACTGTTCCACATCTATGCCAAATCCTCTAAAGGGACAGATGCTAAGGAATTACAACCTTTGACAGAAGGTAGTGATGTCACAGCGTTGGAGGCGGGACCGGACTCAAACACTCAG GGTGAAGACACAAAGTCAGGCAAGGCTCCTGTCCGCTCCAAACACCTGCGCTTCCACTGCAACCACTGCCAGAAGCTCTTCAAGGGAGGCAACGTGGTGAGACACACCCTGGCCCACCTGAAGCTGAGGAAGACTAGGCTCAGCTGTGTCTTCTGTGGCAAACACTTCCAACGGTACAACCGTGCCAAGGAACATGTTCTAGAGCACGTAGAGGAACTGAGAACCACCACGCTCAATAGTAAGATCAAACCTGCTGTCAATGGAGATGCAGAACTGTCGGAGAACGTTAATCAAGCTTCGGAGAACGAGACTAAACCCACTGAGAATGTCACAGAGCCCCCTGCTCCGACGGATCAGCCTCCCAAACTCAAACGTGTTAAAGCCAAGCCAGTGGTCAGCAAGCAGAGTAGAATCATTCAGAACCTGAGAAACCTGATCAGAAAGACCCAGAAGTGGAAAACGAACACGGACAACCAGGTGTCAGTGGAAGTGAAGGATGAACAGGTGACTGTGAAGGATAAGGTGGTGATTGTGAAAGAGGTGGTGCCTGGGGAggagactgagggaggagagaagaatgagtgtgaaggaggagagcaggaggggaaGCAGAAGCAGTACCACCTGTGTCCTGCGGAGGGCTGTGACAGCATCTTTATGAAGATCGGCCCATCGCTGCTGAGACACGCAGTCAACTACCACATGGAGGATGCAGCTGTCCTGGAGAAGACCTTCCAGTGGGGGAAGGGGAAGTGCCAGATCTGCCAGAG GCACCTGCTGGTGTTCGAGCACTACAGAGACCACATGAAGCTCCACGATGCTCCTCTGAAACAGGCGTGCCTCCACATGAGCTGTGGCCAGTGCTTTAAGACCTCCCAGGAGCTCAAAGACCACATGGACACCCACCGGCCACTCCGCGCCCCCTGTGGGTACTCCGGCTGTAGGGAAATCTTctttaccctcccctctctccacggCCACGAGTGGAGACACTACACCCAGCCCCAGTCTAAAGATGAGCTGGAGCAGGGCGCTACCAAAGAGCTGAGCCCTGAGGGCGAGGCCTCCTGGAAACAGAGGGTGAAGAGCCATAATGTGACAGTGCACGGGTGGATGGAAACGCCTATTCCCAAATCCAGGCGCTCTGATCCTCACATGAAATGCATTTACTGTAACAG GTACCTGTGGAACTACCAGCACTTCCTAGACCACATGAAGATCCATGATGATCCTCTAAAACAGGTGTGTCTCCATCAGAACTGTGGCCGGCGCTTTTCCAGAACCCACCTGCTCTGGGAGCACATGGAGACCCACCGGCCTCTCCAGGCCCTCTGTGGGTACTCCGGCTGTAGGCTGATCTTCTCacgcctcccctctctccatgacCACGAGTGGAGGCACTACACTCAGGGCCAGCCTAAAGATGAGCCGAGAGAGGAGCAGAGCGCTACCAAAGAGGGGCAGACTCTGGAATCAAACCTCAACAGTAAAAACAATGACAGCCCTGCGGCGACTTCAGGCACTGGTGCTGTCACCAGACCTCCCAGTGACTGCACACACAAACTAATCAACGGCCATGATGGAGAGGACAAGAAAGACCAAGCTCCTGAGACATATGTCCCTGCCACCACTACCACCTTCCCCACACAACCCCATCCCAGTCTCGTCCAAAACCTCACTGAGCCAACGACCATGAGGGATGTGGACAATATCGTCACTTTGGCTCAGGTGATGCCTTGCGGAGAGGAACCAGTTATTACGGAACATAAGACCTTCAAACCAGAGGATCCTTCCTACTTACCCCTGGCCAAAGCCCCCCTCATCCGCCCGCCCCCCTCTACATACCTGACCGAGGCAGCCCTCAGCATGCGCAAGCGCAGGAAACCCAACGAGGTCACTTCCTGTGGGGCTGGCAAGAAGAATAAGGCTACAGTAAAGAGGCGTGTGGTGGGGAAGAAGAATGCGTTGCAGAAGGAGGTGGCGActgagaaggaggtagaggatgATGGCCCCCCTCAAAGACAGCGCTGCTCCAAGTGTTTCTCCTCTTTCCCTAGTCCAGAGGAACTGAAGAGACACCTCTCCCAAAACACCTGCTCCTCCCTCTTCAACTTTGACTCTGATGATGACA GTTAG